From Streptomyces sp. NBC_00690, a single genomic window includes:
- a CDS encoding NAD(P)H-binding protein, with protein MAILVTGATGHVGRHVVRRLVAAGQPVRALTRDVGPAKFPAEVTVFEGDLLQPATLRAALTGVERMYLFPVAETAREVALLAASLGVRRIVVLSSDAVTDGSDPSGHRDVEEAVEAVEEGGVEWTHLRPGEFAVNKLSLWEHSIRTGAVVRSAYPGAMGAPVHEDDVAAVAVAALLEESHRGAILRISGPSALSQRDQVLAIARGLGRVIAFKEVSPAEARADMLAQGFPADIADYILAHQATWADQPATVHPTVEQVTGRPAHDLARWAADHLMDFR; from the coding sequence CGCCGGCCAGCCCGTCCGAGCGCTGACGCGCGATGTCGGCCCGGCCAAGTTCCCCGCTGAAGTCACCGTCTTCGAGGGGGATCTGCTCCAGCCGGCCACGCTGCGCGCGGCGCTGACCGGGGTGGAGCGGATGTATCTCTTCCCCGTGGCCGAGACCGCGCGGGAGGTCGCCCTCCTGGCCGCATCGCTGGGGGTGCGCAGGATCGTGGTCCTCTCCTCCGACGCGGTCACCGACGGAAGTGACCCGAGCGGGCACCGAGACGTCGAAGAGGCGGTGGAAGCGGTGGAGGAGGGCGGAGTGGAGTGGACCCATCTGCGGCCCGGCGAGTTCGCCGTCAACAAACTCAGTCTGTGGGAGCACTCCATCCGTACCGGGGCGGTGGTCAGGTCCGCCTATCCGGGTGCCATGGGCGCGCCCGTCCACGAGGACGACGTCGCTGCCGTCGCGGTCGCCGCCCTGCTGGAAGAAAGCCACCGGGGGGCGATCCTTCGGATCTCCGGGCCCAGTGCGCTCAGCCAGCGCGACCAGGTCCTCGCGATCGCACGGGGGCTCGGGCGGGTCATCGCCTTTAAGGAGGTCTCGCCCGCCGAGGCCCGTGCGGACATGCTGGCCCAGGGTTTTCCCGCCGACATCGCCGACTACATCCTCGCCCACCAGGCGACCTGGGCTGACCAGCCGGCGACCGTCCACCCGACCGTGGAGCAGGTCACCGGGCGCCCCGCCCACGACCTGGCCCGCTGGGCCGCCGACCATCTGATGGACTTCCGGTGA